The DNA window TGAGCCTCTGGATTCGTCTGATGGATTGTAGTATGTTTCTCGTCTCAGGTACAAAATCGTATTGAACAGTGTCTTCAGCATTACATGAATAAGATAGAGGTCGTTAATGCTCTCGTTGTTCAGAGCAACATCGAGCCTTGTGTGACTGAATTAGGTATGATTATCTGGTTCTGTCTTGTCTTTGATTATTACTGGACAATCTTTAGCACCTAGCCGTGTATTTTATAATTCTCCGAACTCCACGAATAAATTGCTGGGAGATGATTGTGGAACGATCAACAATAGTGATCTCGTATTGGAAAGATGCATCAATTAGTGTATTtcttaaaaaatactacttaCTATATTAGTTCGCGTGTTGTTATCCCTACTTGTTGCAGTAGTGACTTGATGGGGCTCGAAAAACTTATATTTTGTATCGGCATCACTGTGCTCGAATGTCCATCCAGTTAATCCTGCTTGCTGCTTGTTTCCAGTTTGGGAGAGGCTTGAAGATAAAAATCAAGAATTTTTCAAGGCTTATTATCTCAAGTTGTTGGTGAAGGAACAAATATTGGAATTCAACCGTCTGCTTTCCGAACAGGCGGATCTGATGCGTAGAGCCCCTTTAAACCGAATCACTCCTTACCTTCCATCTAACGGATCACACGTCTCACCTAGTAAGACGGATGATATTTCATGGGGTTCGTTCAACCACTTTTGCTTTCGTTTTTCTCTTATATCCAATATTTCTATCCTGCAGCACAGCATATCTCGAATACCCAAAATGTCCAACCCGTGAAAACAGAGAATACGCAGCAGGCGAATACGTCCAACAATTGTGGATCAGCAATCCAACCAGCTATCAACGGGCCTGTTCATACTAGAAAGATCGACGTTTCTCCGAACCTGCTCCTTTCTCAGAACTCAGAGCTGTCTCAGATGATAAACGGGAAAAGTGTGAAGACAGAAGCCGGTTATGCTGGTAGCTCGCCTTTCGCTTTTA is part of the Salvia splendens isolate huo1 chromosome 22, SspV2, whole genome shotgun sequence genome and encodes:
- the LOC121787925 gene encoding uncharacterized protein LOC121787925 isoform X1, translated to MNGGEGRKLLSQDIQLVQNRIEQCLQHYMNKIEVVNALVVQSNIEPCVTELVWERLEDKNQEFFKAYYLKLLVKEQILEFNRLLSEQADLMRRAPLNRITPYLPSNGSHVSPTQHISNTQNVQPVKTENTQQANTSNNCGSAIQPAINGPVHTRKIDVSPNLLLSQNSELSQMINGKSVKTEAGYAGSSPFAFSPPSNYLDPRPLIGDAPVSSFSSVDSNAQHLNDTLMEGDTSAFGFFAHSFPELEADFTTSSDLLESYCGPPFLPTDTNDFVHPHGEVGNLEPGSKSMRFQWFGGD
- the LOC121787925 gene encoding uncharacterized protein LOC121787925 isoform X2, producing the protein MNKIEVVNALVVQSNIEPCVTELVWERLEDKNQEFFKAYYLKLLVKEQILEFNRLLSEQADLMRRAPLNRITPYLPSNGSHVSPTQHISNTQNVQPVKTENTQQANTSNNCGSAIQPAINGPVHTRKIDVSPNLLLSQNSELSQMINGKSVKTEAGYAGSSPFAFSPPSNYLDPRPLIGDAPVSSFSSVDSNAQHLNDTLMEGDTSAFGFFAHSFPELEADFTTSSDLLESYCGPPFLPTDTNDFVHPHGEVGNLEPGSKSMRFQWFGGD